Proteins from a genomic interval of Beijerinckia indica subsp. indica ATCC 9039:
- the guaB gene encoding IMP dehydrogenase gives MAAIKPHNFKEAFTFDDVLLLPGHSQVMPNSADLRTRLTSQIQLNIPILSAAMDTVTEARLAIALAQAGGIGVIHRNLPAEEQAEEVRKVKRYESGMVVNPITIFPDETLADALALMRRYGISGIPVVERRSGGKPGKLCGILTNRDVRFADNPLQPISELMTKSLITVREGVSQDEARRLLHQHRLEKLLVVDEDFRCVGLITVKDMEKATLYPLACKDGEGRLRVAAASTVGEKGYDRALMLIDAGVDCLVVDTAHGHSQSVLDQVVRLKRASNKVGIVAGNVATADGAKALIDAGADAIKVGIGPGSICTTRMVAGVGVPQLTAIMDCAEVAHAANVPVIGDGGIKYSGDLAKAVAAGADCVMIGSLLAGTDESPGEVYLYQGRSFKSYRGMGSVGAMSNGSADRYFQQDIKDSQKLVPEGIEGQVPYRGPAGAILHQLAGGLRAAMGYVGAGTIAEYQARAEFVRISSAGLRESHVHDVAITRESPNYPTGI, from the coding sequence TTGGCCGCGATCAAGCCACATAATTTTAAGGAAGCCTTCACGTTTGATGATGTGCTTCTGCTGCCTGGCCATTCCCAGGTCATGCCCAATTCCGCCGACCTGCGAACCCGCCTGACCTCACAGATCCAGCTCAATATTCCGATTCTTTCCGCCGCGATGGATACAGTGACGGAAGCGCGGCTCGCCATCGCTTTGGCGCAAGCTGGCGGCATTGGTGTCATCCATCGCAATTTACCGGCGGAGGAACAGGCCGAGGAAGTCCGCAAGGTCAAGCGCTACGAGAGCGGCATGGTGGTCAATCCGATCACTATTTTTCCCGACGAGACCCTGGCAGATGCTTTGGCTCTCATGCGCCGCTATGGCATTTCCGGTATTCCGGTGGTCGAGCGCAGGTCTGGCGGCAAGCCTGGCAAATTATGTGGCATCCTGACCAATCGCGATGTCCGATTCGCCGATAATCCTTTGCAGCCGATCTCGGAATTGATGACCAAGAGCCTGATCACGGTTCGTGAGGGCGTGAGCCAGGACGAAGCGCGCCGGCTCCTGCATCAGCATCGGCTGGAAAAGCTGCTTGTGGTCGATGAGGATTTCCGCTGCGTTGGTCTCATCACCGTCAAGGACATGGAAAAGGCGACGCTTTATCCCCTGGCCTGCAAGGACGGCGAAGGACGGCTGCGCGTTGCTGCCGCCTCGACGGTTGGCGAGAAAGGCTATGATCGGGCCTTGATGCTGATTGATGCTGGTGTTGATTGTCTGGTCGTCGATACGGCGCATGGCCATTCGCAATCCGTGCTCGATCAGGTTGTGCGGTTGAAACGGGCCTCGAACAAGGTTGGGATCGTGGCCGGCAATGTGGCGACTGCTGATGGCGCCAAGGCCCTGATTGACGCGGGCGCTGACGCCATCAAGGTCGGTATTGGTCCGGGCTCGATCTGCACCACCCGCATGGTGGCGGGTGTTGGCGTGCCGCAATTGACCGCGATCATGGATTGTGCCGAGGTGGCTCATGCGGCCAATGTGCCGGTGATCGGCGACGGCGGCATCAAATATTCGGGCGATCTCGCCAAGGCGGTCGCGGCTGGCGCCGATTGCGTCATGATCGGTTCATTGCTCGCCGGCACGGATGAAAGCCCCGGAGAGGTCTATCTCTATCAAGGCCGTTCGTTCAAATCCTACCGTGGCATGGGCTCGGTCGGTGCCATGAGCAATGGTTCGGCGGATCGCTATTTCCAGCAGGACATCAAGGACAGCCAGAAACTGGTGCCGGAAGGCATTGAGGGTCAGGTGCCTTACCGTGGCCCGGCGGGCGCCATTCTGCATCAATTGGCGGGCGGTCTGCGGGCGGCCATGGGTTATGTCGGCGCGGGGACGATTGCCGAATATCAGGCGCGCGCCGAATTCGTACGGATTTCCTCGGCAGGTCTGCGCGAAAGCCATGTGCATGATGTGGCGATCACGCGGGAAAGCCCGAACTATCCGACGGGAATCTGA
- a CDS encoding MAPEG family protein, with translation MTLQAVLLPVFVQFGLMTFLLLWMVADRQKLFKSGALRFKDIALGQQEPLPLLSRQIGNAYNNQFQMPVLFLALVPLVILARKADLTFVVLEWCFVVSRLMHAYVHTTSNHGTSRGNWFAVGSSILLLMWAFFAVRLFLSPPIEI, from the coding sequence ATGACCTTGCAAGCCGTTCTTCTGCCGGTTTTCGTGCAGTTCGGATTGATGACCTTTCTGCTTCTGTGGATGGTCGCCGACCGGCAGAAATTGTTCAAGAGCGGCGCGCTTCGTTTCAAGGATATTGCGCTTGGACAGCAGGAGCCCTTGCCCCTGCTGTCACGACAGATCGGCAATGCCTATAACAATCAGTTCCAGATGCCGGTTCTGTTTCTGGCTCTGGTTCCCCTGGTGATCCTCGCCCGCAAGGCTGATCTCACCTTCGTTGTCCTCGAATGGTGTTTCGTTGTTTCGCGGCTCATGCATGCTTATGTGCATACGACCTCGAATCACGGCACCTCGCGCGGCAATTGGTTTGCCGTTGGCAGTTCCATCCTGTTGTTGATGTGGGCTTTCTTCGCGGTGCGTTTGTTCCTCTCCCCACCCATTGAGATCTGA
- a CDS encoding universal stress protein, which produces MSFQRILIAVDDDPIAAHAADVGIGLARSLQAQVALVHSIDPSPIFTPESGVEATELALRAAQEGARLMADFRAKLPAESHVLQFIPQGAPGDEIVRAAKEWEADLIVVGSHGRRGLTRTLVGSVAEAVMRKSPCPILVVRAKE; this is translated from the coding sequence GTGAGCTTCCAAAGAATTCTCATCGCTGTGGATGATGATCCGATCGCCGCCCATGCAGCCGATGTCGGAATAGGATTGGCCCGCTCCCTTCAAGCCCAAGTGGCGCTCGTCCATAGCATTGATCCATCCCCGATTTTTACCCCGGAATCCGGGGTTGAAGCCACTGAATTGGCCCTACGGGCCGCACAGGAGGGCGCACGTCTGATGGCGGATTTTCGCGCCAAATTACCAGCCGAAAGCCATGTTCTGCAATTTATCCCCCAGGGAGCTCCAGGCGATGAGATCGTCAGGGCGGCTAAGGAATGGGAGGCGGATCTGATCGTCGTCGGCAGCCATGGCCGGCGAGGTCTGACCCGCACCTTGGTTGGCAGCGTCGCCGAGGCCGTGATGCGCAAGTCTCCCTGCCCGATTCTCGTGGTGCGAGCCAAAGAGTGA
- a CDS encoding DHA2 family efflux MFS transporter permease subunit has protein sequence MVWTRFQAWPLQSVETMPRYLLVALIVACASFMENLDATVISTALPAIAADLHEDPIALKLAMTSYLLSLAVFIPISGWAADRFGARTIFCAAIVVFTLGSILCGFSGTLPELIGARIIQGLGGAMMVPVGRLVLLRSVERADLVRALSYLMVPALLGPVTGPIVGGFITTYFHWRWIFWINVPIGILGFTLAMIFIENIREDEAKPLDRSGFLLCGLGLGMLIFGFAGAGRGLVSPLAIALLAGCGGLCLTLYVRHAKRVAHPLIDLQLLAIPTFRASIVGGSLFRIGIGSLPFLLPLMLQIGFGMTPFQSGMVTFISSVGALLMKTTATPILRRFGFRFILIYDVILSAIILTSYGFFTVSTPMLAMMSLLLAGGFFRSLAFTSINAIAYADIDHDRMSQATSFASVAQQLSLSIGIAFAAGILQGLSFFQAEGDPFTLDNFKWGFIGVGLISAASVFVFRTLPQDAGAELASRPQTESAG, from the coding sequence ATGGTTTGGACGCGATTCCAGGCTTGGCCCCTGCAATCGGTTGAAACCATGCCTCGTTATCTCCTCGTCGCGCTGATCGTGGCCTGCGCTTCCTTCATGGAAAATCTCGACGCGACGGTCATTTCGACCGCATTGCCGGCGATCGCCGCCGATCTGCATGAAGATCCGATCGCGCTCAAGCTTGCCATGACGTCCTATCTTCTTTCACTCGCCGTCTTCATTCCGATTAGCGGCTGGGCCGCCGATCGGTTCGGCGCCCGCACGATTTTTTGCGCCGCGATCGTCGTCTTTACGCTGGGTTCGATTCTCTGCGGCTTTTCCGGCACCCTGCCGGAACTCATCGGCGCCCGTATCATTCAGGGCCTCGGCGGAGCCATGATGGTTCCGGTTGGCCGGCTGGTTCTCTTGCGCAGCGTGGAACGCGCCGATCTGGTCCGGGCTTTGTCCTATCTCATGGTCCCGGCCCTGCTTGGTCCTGTGACGGGGCCAATCGTTGGTGGTTTCATCACCACCTATTTCCACTGGCGGTGGATTTTCTGGATCAATGTGCCGATCGGCATCCTCGGCTTCACCCTCGCCATGATCTTCATCGAGAATATCCGCGAAGATGAGGCAAAACCGCTCGATCGCTCTGGTTTCCTGCTGTGCGGCCTGGGACTTGGCATGCTGATCTTCGGCTTTGCCGGCGCGGGGCGTGGACTGGTCTCCCCCTTGGCCATCGCCTTGCTCGCCGGCTGTGGTGGGCTTTGCCTCACGCTTTACGTTCGTCATGCAAAGCGGGTCGCCCATCCGCTGATCGATCTGCAACTCCTCGCCATTCCGACATTCCGCGCCAGCATTGTGGGTGGCTCGCTGTTTCGCATTGGCATTGGCTCACTGCCATTCCTTTTGCCCCTGATGCTCCAAATCGGCTTCGGAATGACCCCGTTCCAATCGGGCATGGTCACCTTCATCTCCTCCGTCGGCGCGCTTTTGATGAAGACAACCGCGACCCCGATCCTGCGGCGCTTCGGATTTCGCTTCATCCTGATCTACGATGTCATCCTCAGCGCGATCATTCTCACCTCTTATGGATTTTTCACCGTCTCGACCCCCATGCTCGCGATGATGAGTCTGCTCCTCGCCGGCGGTTTTTTCCGCTCGCTGGCCTTCACCAGCATCAATGCCATTGCCTATGCCGATATCGATCATGACAGGATGAGCCAGGCGACGAGCTTTGCCTCAGTCGCACAGCAATTATCCCTCAGTATCGGCATCGCATTTGCCGCCGGCATTCTGCAGGGTTTGAGCTTTTTCCAGGCAGAGGGCGATCCCTTTACATTGGATAATTTCAAATGGGGTTTTATCGGCGTCGGTCTGATTTCAGCCGCATCCGTTTTCGTCTTTCGGACTCTCCCACAAGATGCTGGAGCGGAGCTTGCGAGCCGCCCACAGACGGAGAGCGCTGGCTAA
- a CDS encoding Ppx/GppA phosphatase family protein, with protein sequence MQTIQGANGKSRTRSGNGFMNPPLPLGSLASLPPRPARNPIYAALDLGTNNCRLLIAKPTLNAACQGGFRVVDSFSRIVRLGEGLSRTGQLGQAAIDRTLEALEICRDKMVARGVTRARLIATEACRSAENGAAFLEQARALTGLDLEVVDRETEAHLAAAGSASLADASAEGVLLFDIGGGSSEVVWLGRERENASEGAKALDESLRERVRFWTSLKLGVVTLAEKFGGLDVSDRTFEAMVDYVGEQLAHFVEKVGTEHRCRNFHLLGTSGTVTTIAGVYLGLSRYDRRRVDGLWMTSYEVDHAILRLRGMSYDERAANGCIGLGRADLVLAGCAILEAIRRAFPAERVRIADRGLREGILMQMINADRLHAGTEGR encoded by the coding sequence ATGCAGACGATTCAAGGTGCCAATGGTAAGAGCCGAACACGAAGCGGCAATGGATTCATGAATCCACCCTTGCCGCTTGGCTCCCTTGCTTCATTGCCGCCGCGTCCGGCGCGGAACCCCATTTATGCCGCACTCGATCTCGGCACCAATAATTGCCGCTTGTTGATCGCGAAGCCGACCTTGAATGCCGCTTGTCAGGGCGGTTTCCGCGTCGTCGATTCCTTCTCCCGCATCGTCCGCCTTGGCGAGGGGCTCTCGCGCACGGGTCAATTGGGACAGGCGGCGATTGATCGGACCTTGGAAGCGCTGGAAATCTGCCGCGACAAGATGGTGGCTCGGGGCGTGACCCGCGCGCGCCTCATTGCGACGGAAGCCTGCCGCTCGGCTGAAAATGGCGCCGCCTTCCTCGAACAGGCGCGGGCTTTGACTGGTCTCGATCTAGAAGTCGTCGATCGTGAGACGGAAGCCCATCTTGCGGCCGCAGGATCGGCCTCGCTCGCCGATGCCTCGGCTGAAGGTGTCCTGCTTTTCGATATAGGCGGTGGATCCTCCGAGGTCGTCTGGCTCGGTCGCGAGCGCGAGAATGCATCGGAAGGCGCCAAGGCTCTCGATGAGAGCCTGCGCGAGCGGGTCCGGTTCTGGACCTCACTCAAGCTCGGCGTGGTGACGCTGGCGGAAAAATTCGGCGGTCTCGACGTGTCCGATCGCACTTTCGAGGCGATGGTCGATTATGTCGGCGAGCAACTGGCCCATTTTGTGGAAAAGGTCGGCACGGAGCATCGCTGCCGCAATTTCCATCTGCTCGGCACATCCGGCACGGTGACGACGATTGCCGGCGTCTATCTTGGCCTTTCCCGTTACGACCGGCGGCGCGTCGATGGCCTGTGGATGACCAGTTACGAAGTCGATCATGCCATCTTGCGCCTGCGCGGCATGAGCTACGATGAACGCGCGGCCAATGGTTGTATCGGTCTCGGCCGCGCTGATCTGGTATTGGCCGGCTGCGCCATTCTCGAGGCGATCCGCCGGGCTTTTCCGGCCGAGCGCGTGCGCATTGCCGACCGTGGTCTGCGCGAAGGCATTTTGATGCAAATGATTAACGCGGACCGGTTGCACGCCGGGACGGAAGGGCGCTAA
- a CDS encoding RlmE family RNA methyltransferase, translating to MNDVSSSGREGGRSLKTRVKTARKRSLSSTLWLERQLNDPYVARAKREGMRSRAAYKLIEIDERYPFLKPGQKVVDLGAAPGGWSQVAVRKVQSEQGKGRVIGIDLLEVDPMPGAEFKVLDFLDPAAPETLEHWLGAKADVVLSDMAANATGHKKTDHLRIVGLVELAADFASTILAPGGSFLAKVLQGGTENSLLAKLKQEFASVRHVKPQASRADSSELYMLATGFRGKASA from the coding sequence ATGAACGATGTTTCTTCTTCTGGCCGCGAGGGCGGCCGCTCGCTGAAGACGCGGGTCAAGACTGCACGCAAGCGGTCCTTGTCCTCGACGCTTTGGCTTGAGCGCCAGCTCAACGATCCTTATGTCGCTCGCGCCAAGCGTGAGGGCATGCGCTCGCGCGCCGCCTATAAACTCATCGAAATCGACGAGCGCTATCCCTTTCTGAAACCGGGGCAGAAAGTCGTCGATCTTGGCGCTGCACCCGGTGGCTGGTCGCAAGTCGCTGTGCGCAAAGTCCAGAGCGAGCAGGGGAAAGGGCGCGTCATCGGCATAGACCTTCTGGAAGTTGATCCCATGCCGGGCGCCGAATTCAAGGTCCTGGATTTTCTCGATCCGGCCGCGCCCGAAACGCTCGAACATTGGCTCGGCGCGAAGGCGGATGTCGTCTTGTCGGATATGGCGGCCAATGCGACAGGCCATAAGAAGACCGATCATTTGCGAATCGTCGGCCTGGTGGAATTGGCGGCGGATTTCGCCAGCACGATCCTGGCGCCGGGCGGCAGCTTTCTCGCCAAGGTCTTGCAGGGCGGCACAGAAAATAGCCTGCTCGCAAAGCTGAAACAGGAATTTGCCAGCGTGCGGCATGTGAAGCCGCAAGCGAGCCGCGCCGATTCCTCGGAGCTTTATATGCTCGCCACGGGATTTCGAGGTAAGGCCTCGGCTTGA